A stretch of Eleutherodactylus coqui strain aEleCoq1 chromosome 2, aEleCoq1.hap1, whole genome shotgun sequence DNA encodes these proteins:
- the LOC136610095 gene encoding E3 ubiquitin/ISG15 ligase TRIM25-like: MASSDVRCKQNCSICLSTYIDAVTLGCGHNFCRVCIHRVLDTQDEAGVYSCPECREEFPERPVLENIEKCYDAVERDMSTQPDPEEITGILCTYCIHSPVPAAKSCLLCEASLCDHHLRVHSKAAEHVLTEPSANLEVRKCDIHKRGLEYYCIEDAACICASCSLTGKHKGHQIELLDEALLKKKKWLRNVSDNLLAKREGNVSRIEALCKHITDVHERAQATNQSISGLFIDIRRQVDDLEKVVCSEISRQEEQMSLSVSDLIQHLEIEKDDLHRTIVSFQQMSLMRDPIVVLRNQELYRYNTGKIDTCTEDDMHTIGDLDILPISYMIHRAMRRIIEEANSRGFREPTASGILLDINTAGKNVAVSDTFQMASWSEVSPNHQATSKTFQSCQVLSINYFSSGEHFLEVDSKAGGDWCVGMSYDTIDRKGERCIIGHNDKSWGLRLWSNQYSVVHDSRVVLLPVQPSCKKLGLYLDYEAGRLSFYELSDPIRHLHTFSAKFTEPLRILCWVMGSSLKFHRGSLVLLRKILDNTKEVQF, translated from the coding sequence ATGGCCTCTTCCGATGTGAGATGCAAGCAGAACTGCTCCATCTGTCTGAGCACTTATATAGACGCTGTAACCCTGGgatgtggacacaacttctgccGGGTCTGTATTCATCGTGTGCTGGATACACAGGACGAGGCTGGAGTTTATTCCTGTCCTGAATGCCGAGAAGAGTTTCCAGAGCGGCCGGTGTTAGAGAACATCGAAAAATGTTATGACGCAGTGGAGAGAGACATGTCTACTCAGCCAGATCCGGAGGAGATCACCGGGATCCTCTGCACTTACTGCATTCACTCTCCTGTACCGGCTGCTAAATCCTGTCTGCTGTGTGAGGCTTCGCTGTGTGATCACCACCTGAGAGTTCACAGCAAGGCAGCAGAACACGTCCTCACTGAGCCCAGCGCCAACCTGGAGGTCAGGAAATGCGACATCCATAAGAGAGGCCTGGAATATTACTGCATTGAGGACGCTGCTTGTATCTGTGCATCTTGCAGCTTGACCGGAAAGCATAAGGGACATCAAATAGAGCTTCTAGATGAGGCTTTGCTCAAGAAGAAGAAGTGGCTGCGAAATGTATCAGACAATTTGCTCGCAAAGAGGGAAGGAAATGTATCCAGGATCGAGGCCTTGTGTAAGCACATTACGGATGTCCATGAGAGAGCTCAGGCCACAAATCAGAGTATCTCTGGCCTCTTTATAGATATCAGGAGACAGGTTGACGACCTGGAGAAGGTGGTCTGCAGTGAGATCTCCAGGCAGGAAGAGCAGATGTCTCTGTCAGTCTCTGATCTGATCCAACACCTGGAAATTGAGAAAGACGATTTGCATAGGACAATAGTTTCTTTTCAGCAGATGAGCCTGATGAGGGATCCAATTGTAGTCTTAAGAAATCAAGAGCtttacagatacaatacaggtaaaATTGATACCTGTACAGAAGATGATATGCATACCATAGGTGATCTGGATATACTTCCCATTTCTTATATGATACACAGAGCCATGAGAAGAATTATTGAAGAGGCAAACTCAAGGGGTTTCAGGGAGCCTACAGCTTCCGGCATTTTACTGGATATAAACACTGCAGGTAAGAATGTAGCAGTGTCTGATACCTTCCAAATGGCCTCCTGGTCTGAAGTAAGCCCAAACCATCAGGCAACCTCCAAAACCTTTCAGTCCTGTCAAGTCTTAAGCATAAATTACTTTTCCTCAGGGGAACATTTCTTGGAAGTGGACAGCAAAGCCGGAGGGGACTGGTGTGTGGGAATGAGTTATGATACTATAGACAGGAAAGGGGAGAGGTGCATCATTGGGCACAACGATAAGTCTTGGGGACTGCGTCTATGGAGCAATCAGTATTCTGTTGTACACGACTCACGTGTAGTCCTGCTACCAGTTCAGCCTTCCTGCAAGAAACTAGGTCTGTATCTGGATTATGAGGCAGGGCGGCTGTCTTTTTATGAGCTGAGTGACCccatcagacacttacacaccttcTCTGCCAAATTCACTGAGCCCCTTCGTATTCTGTGTTGGGTAATGGGCAGCTCTTTAAAGTTTCACCGTGGATCGCTGGTTCTATTGAGGAAGATACTTGACAATACAAAAGAAGTTCAGTTTTAA